Proteins co-encoded in one Bacteroidota bacterium genomic window:
- a CDS encoding DNA primase, with translation MIPKETIDKIFETARVEEVVGDFVSLKRRGVNLLGNCPFHNEKTPSFTVSPAKGIYKCFGCGKGGNSVNFIMEHESLSYPEALKYLAKKYNIEVPEVELSAEQIEHDNERESIFLVTAFAQKYFTEQLHHSPEGVAIGLSYFKERGFREDIIEKFQLGYSHDKWRNFTDAALEAGYKTDYLIRSGLTIRSEKTPSVDIADEQTIHGEKRERLFDRFSGRVLFPVHNISGRVIAFGGRILGSDKKVAKYINSPETEIYHKSNVLYGLYFAKKAILAKDVCFLVEGYTDVISLFQAGIENVVASSGTSLTVEQIRLIHRYTKNITILYDGDTAGIKASFRGIDLILEEGMNVKVLLFPDGEDPDSYSKKVSSAELEEFISKNSLDFIRFKTGLLYEETRHDPIKKAGLIHNIVETISLIPDAISRSVYVKECSRIMDMGEQILLTELNKLRRKKLGAAAEKAGDENFTSSFSEAAIADEEQDIIVEDAIEFQERDIIRLLVNFGNREINFEVVDEEQNTQTVTTTVAERIHFEITNDQLTFENKNYELIFAEVAQHLADEKVPDVNYFTQHHDPLIQQLAIDMVSNKYELSQHWERHHINVQTEEMVLKQSVYSALFSLKNTKVMKLISENQQQLKEFKDLNEESLQALIEQQQALLEAKKHFSLQLGRIILK, from the coding sequence GTGATCCCAAAAGAAACCATCGATAAAATTTTTGAAACTGCCCGAGTAGAAGAGGTGGTAGGAGATTTTGTGTCGCTTAAGCGGAGGGGTGTTAATTTACTAGGCAATTGCCCCTTTCACAATGAAAAAACACCTTCGTTTACCGTATCTCCGGCAAAGGGAATTTACAAATGTTTTGGTTGCGGGAAAGGCGGAAATTCGGTAAATTTTATCATGGAACACGAGTCGCTCTCGTATCCGGAAGCATTAAAATACCTGGCTAAAAAATACAATATTGAGGTTCCGGAAGTAGAGCTGAGTGCCGAACAAATTGAACACGACAATGAGCGTGAAAGTATATTTTTAGTTACGGCTTTTGCACAAAAATATTTTACTGAACAATTGCATCATTCGCCCGAAGGAGTTGCCATTGGTTTAAGCTATTTTAAAGAACGAGGGTTTAGAGAGGACATCATTGAAAAGTTTCAGTTAGGCTATTCGCATGACAAATGGCGAAACTTTACAGATGCGGCTCTTGAAGCAGGTTATAAAACCGATTATTTAATTCGTTCGGGGCTCACCATACGTAGCGAGAAAACGCCCTCAGTTGATATTGCCGATGAGCAAACTATTCACGGCGAAAAAAGAGAACGCTTGTTTGATCGATTTTCGGGACGTGTACTATTTCCGGTACATAACATATCGGGAAGAGTAATTGCATTTGGTGGAAGAATATTGGGTTCGGATAAAAAAGTTGCCAAGTACATTAACTCACCCGAAACCGAAATTTACCACAAGAGCAATGTGCTGTATGGCTTGTACTTCGCAAAGAAAGCGATATTGGCTAAGGATGTTTGTTTTTTAGTGGAAGGTTATACCGACGTTATTTCATTGTTTCAAGCGGGCATTGAAAATGTGGTGGCTTCGAGTGGAACATCCTTAACTGTGGAGCAAATTCGTTTGATACATCGGTATACAAAAAACATCACCATTTTGTATGACGGAGATACAGCAGGAATAAAAGCTTCGTTTAGAGGGATTGATTTGATTTTGGAGGAGGGAATGAATGTTAAGGTGTTGTTGTTTCCGGATGGAGAAGATCCTGACTCATACAGTAAAAAAGTGAGTAGCGCCGAATTGGAAGAATTTATTTCTAAAAATTCTCTTGATTTTATTCGCTTTAAAACCGGCTTGTTGTATGAAGAAACGCGACATGATCCCATAAAAAAAGCCGGGCTCATTCATAATATTGTTGAAACTATTTCGCTTATACCGGATGCTATATCGCGCTCGGTGTATGTAAAAGAGTGCAGCAGGATAATGGATATGGGGGAGCAGATTTTGCTTACCGAGCTGAATAAATTACGCCGCAAGAAACTTGGTGCTGCAGCCGAAAAAGCAGGAGATGAAAACTTTACAAGCAGTTTTTCGGAAGCGGCGATAGCAGATGAAGAACAAGACATTATTGTTGAAGATGCTATTGAATTTCAGGAACGGGATATTATTCGCTTGCTGGTTAATTTTGGAAATCGTGAAATAAATTTTGAAGTAGTTGATGAGGAACAAAACACCCAAACCGTTACTACCACTGTTGCTGAGCGCATACATTTTGAAATTACGAACGACCAATTAACATTTGAAAATAAAAACTACGAGTTAATTTTTGCTGAAGTAGCACAACATTTAGCCGATGAAAAAGTGCCGGATGTAAATTATTTTACACAACATCACGACCCGTTAATTCAACAATTGGCCATTGATATGGTGAGCAATAAATACGAGCTAAGTCAACATTGGGAGCGACATCACATTAATGTGCAAACCGAAGAAATGGTGTTGAAACAATCGGTATATAGTGCGCTATTTTCGTTGAAAAACACCAAGGTGATGAAGTTGATTTCTGAGAATCAACAGCAATTAAAAGAATTTAAAGATTTAAATGAGGAGAGTCTGCAAGCTTTAATTGAGCAGCAACAAGCTTTGTTGGAGGCTAAGAAACATTTTTCGCTGCAATTGGGGCGGATTATTTTGAAATGA
- a CDS encoding T9SS type A sorting domain-containing protein, which yields MKIVSFFLAFMLISVFAFAQNGITCFTIPNSIFPVGANTSINSQISEDTSGNILICSVGAGLITFDGINYSTFTTNNSGIASNNITAVAVDSATNTYFIATSDSGLSVFNGNTWVNFNTSNSGIASNKLTCLKVKNNVAYLGSSAGLSIYNGGTIINYTVNNSTLQCDTILSLECDNLGNLWIGITKGLLNFDGVNFSSVSAFNNQVISAVCFADNYLWISAQEIFRMQNNSIKSIGEIFYTPAQITLFSNNLAKGPNDGLLISTKQGFCEIVNGKQKFYSNYNNSCSYYTLQFFFSKKRNKIILKSMAKNFAFFNDTLVNPFYNYWLNSSCYANSRYLDVNQVKAGISNRSTQFYIQDSNYYEVPKGSHKLAMLANSLWIGGKDSSQILHLAAQTYGNNYFGIDFWPGPLDTLTGESDTATALKYDRLWLVSKFDIEQFKYKFQNGDVQAGTFVPTEDILNWPARGSGNYTRNMAPFVDVNHDGNYNPLNDGDYPKIKGDQMAYWIFNDNLDYHSSSFGIPLKIEVHAAAYSFACSNLQNRDSIINYTTFYSYQIFNRSKFNYDSTYISSWSDLEIGNPVDDIIGTNAQNNFVYACNFDSVDDGNNNNHYGLYPPVVSNVILNGPLAYLNDSIDNDNDGVLDEIGERNLLTNSMIHHKGPFQNCSPENDIQSYLLMQAKWRNGSPLTYGGTGYFTGNPTKFMYPDFPSNPQGWSSPYLWEYERVNASSGPFLFPAGSSFDYDFALVFSRDTTLTFNSPAYYNMAVNDVQKVKSWFDNNNAPSCLPIFPGITEQSTQTNNLLLFPNPSNNSIQIQFNNSSIITDLSIYDVMGKCIMESNPRAQAKSVVKIDVIKFSPGVYIVSAKDAKGTIHHKKFIRE from the coding sequence ATGAAAATAGTAAGTTTCTTTCTTGCCTTCATGCTAATTTCTGTTTTTGCTTTTGCGCAGAATGGGATTACCTGCTTCACAATTCCCAATTCAATTTTTCCCGTTGGGGCCAATACTTCAATCAATAGCCAAATCTCAGAGGATACATCCGGAAATATTCTTATTTGCAGTGTTGGTGCAGGGCTAATTACTTTCGATGGCATTAATTATTCAACCTTTACAACAAATAATTCAGGAATTGCATCCAATAATATAACAGCTGTTGCGGTAGATAGCGCAACGAATACTTATTTCATTGCAACAAGTGATAGTGGACTTTCTGTTTTTAACGGCAATACTTGGGTAAATTTCAATACAAGTAATTCAGGAATTGCAAGCAATAAATTAACCTGTTTAAAAGTTAAAAACAACGTCGCTTATTTGGGAAGTAGTGCTGGGCTTTCTATATACAATGGTGGAACAATTATCAACTACACAGTTAACAATTCAACACTTCAATGCGACACAATTTTATCACTCGAATGTGACAATCTTGGAAACCTTTGGATTGGCATCACAAAGGGTTTGTTGAATTTCGATGGTGTAAATTTTAGTAGTGTTAGTGCATTTAACAATCAGGTTATTTCTGCAGTATGCTTTGCTGATAATTATTTATGGATTAGTGCTCAAGAAATTTTCAGAATGCAAAACAATAGCATTAAAAGCATCGGAGAGATATTTTACACACCGGCACAAATCACACTTTTTTCAAACAATTTAGCAAAAGGACCAAACGATGGATTGTTAATTTCTACCAAACAAGGCTTCTGTGAAATAGTCAATGGCAAACAAAAATTTTATTCCAATTACAACAACTCTTGCTCTTATTATACGCTACAGTTTTTCTTTAGTAAAAAGAGAAATAAAATAATCCTCAAATCAATGGCTAAAAATTTTGCTTTTTTCAACGATACCCTTGTTAATCCCTTTTATAATTATTGGCTCAATTCTTCTTGTTATGCCAATAGCCGCTACCTAGATGTTAACCAAGTAAAAGCAGGCATTTCAAATCGTTCAACGCAATTTTATATTCAGGATAGCAATTATTACGAAGTACCTAAAGGCAGCCATAAATTAGCTATGCTAGCTAATAGTTTGTGGATAGGAGGAAAAGACTCAAGTCAAATATTACACCTTGCGGCTCAAACCTATGGCAATAATTATTTTGGCATTGATTTTTGGCCCGGACCTTTGGATACATTAACAGGAGAAAGCGATACAGCAACTGCCCTGAAATATGATAGACTTTGGCTCGTAAGCAAGTTTGATATTGAACAATTCAAGTATAAATTTCAAAATGGAGATGTTCAGGCAGGTACTTTTGTTCCCACCGAGGATATTCTCAACTGGCCCGCTAGAGGATCAGGAAATTACACACGCAATATGGCTCCGTTTGTTGACGTTAATCACGATGGTAATTACAACCCTTTGAATGATGGAGATTATCCTAAAATTAAAGGAGATCAAATGGCGTATTGGATTTTCAATGATAATTTAGATTATCATTCCTCTTCATTTGGAATACCCTTGAAAATTGAAGTACATGCTGCTGCTTATTCCTTCGCCTGTTCGAATTTACAAAACAGAGACTCTATAATAAATTATACCACATTTTACAGTTATCAAATTTTTAATCGGAGCAAATTTAACTACGACTCAACCTACATTTCAAGCTGGTCAGATTTGGAAATAGGGAATCCTGTAGATGATATAATTGGTACTAATGCTCAAAACAATTTTGTGTATGCTTGTAACTTTGATTCAGTAGATGATGGAAATAATAATAATCATTACGGTTTGTATCCACCTGTGGTAAGCAATGTTATTTTAAATGGACCACTCGCTTATCTCAATGATTCGATTGACAATGACAATGATGGCGTTTTAGATGAAATTGGTGAAAGAAATTTATTGACAAATTCTATGATTCATCATAAAGGCCCTTTCCAAAATTGCAGTCCTGAAAATGATATTCAAAGTTATTTGCTTATGCAAGCCAAATGGAGAAATGGTTCACCTTTAACCTATGGAGGCACAGGTTATTTTACTGGAAACCCAACAAAATTTATGTATCCCGACTTTCCATCAAATCCGCAAGGCTGGTCCTCACCATACTTATGGGAGTACGAGAGAGTAAATGCTAGCTCTGGTCCATTTTTATTTCCAGCAGGGAGCTCTTTCGACTATGATTTTGCCTTGGTTTTTTCGCGCGACACAACTCTTACATTTAACTCTCCGGCTTATTACAACATGGCAGTGAATGATGTGCAAAAGGTAAAATCATGGTTCGATAATAACAACGCCCCATCCTGCTTGCCAATATTTCCGGGCATTACAGAACAGTCAACTCAAACCAATAACTTGCTTCTATTTCCAAACCCAAGCAACAACAGTATCCAAATTCAATTTAATAACAGTAGCATAATTACTGATTTGTCAATTTACGATGTGATGGGAAAGTGTATAATGGAAAGCAATCCAAGAGCTCAGGCAAAATCAGTGGTAAAAATAGATGTAATCAAATTTTCTCCCGGAGTGTATATTGTTTCAGCAAAAGATGCCAAAGGAACAATCCACCATAAAAAATTTATTCGGGAATAA
- a CDS encoding T9SS type A sorting domain-containing protein translates to MKKILLLLSLIANNVSSQNLQETENIQHSSGWVNTLRKTFQAPFGNPNSLKDSVVSNYDTNCNLTRRSFYRRNSNNTLILISDYTYANYDTSGNFFQFIIQTFNNTTGASLSKFKTSYSYHQSNLLADTTFQEVSGTWNPAIAYQHFYTSSRPDSSYEFSYDTITTNWTISSKTYFTFVDTQNRPLKTIRYFLSGGTSYMLQRIDTMAYLNSTSNLLSYEKSIQYANNLPYTANTKVSSYDSYANLTLSKTFLWNAPQTFETLIDSSLNYYLNPALKLVADSSYSYTFDISTGAFQLLLRGKNTFDANSNYINFNYEYASSPNGPFTPFVNIEYEWTACVPTLLPKLTRAPLLNFYPNPSNGKIILEGVVSYYEVYSVVGQLITSSTVSADQKIIEFTNLKSGVYFLRLGDGKNMQTKKLLIE, encoded by the coding sequence ATGAAAAAAATACTCTTACTATTAAGTTTAATTGCCAACAATGTTAGTTCACAAAATTTACAGGAAACTGAAAATATTCAACACTCAAGCGGTTGGGTAAATACACTGCGAAAAACTTTTCAAGCACCCTTTGGCAATCCAAATTCGTTAAAAGATAGTGTTGTGAGTAATTATGATACTAATTGCAATTTAACGCGACGTAGCTTTTACAGAAGAAACTCTAACAATACATTAATTTTGATTTCAGATTACACTTATGCAAACTACGATACGAGCGGTAATTTTTTTCAATTTATAATACAAACATTTAACAATACAACTGGAGCTTCGCTTTCTAAATTTAAAACAAGCTATAGTTATCATCAATCCAATTTGCTTGCAGACACAACCTTTCAAGAAGTTTCAGGGACCTGGAATCCAGCTATTGCTTATCAACATTTTTATACAAGTAGTCGACCTGACTCCTCTTACGAATTTAGCTATGATACGATTACTACCAATTGGACTATTAGCTCAAAAACCTATTTTACATTTGTTGATACACAAAATAGGCCGTTGAAAACGATACGCTATTTTTTATCGGGAGGAACTAGCTATATGCTCCAACGAATAGATACCATGGCTTATTTGAATAGTACATCCAATTTGCTCAGTTATGAAAAAAGCATTCAATACGCAAATAATTTACCTTATACAGCTAACACTAAGGTTTCAAGCTATGATTCCTATGCTAATTTAACACTCTCTAAAACTTTTTTGTGGAATGCTCCACAAACCTTTGAAACACTAATTGATAGTAGCTTAAATTACTACCTTAACCCGGCATTAAAATTAGTTGCTGATTCTTCTTATAGCTACACTTTTGATATTTCAACCGGAGCATTTCAACTACTGCTTCGTGGGAAAAATACATTTGATGCGAATTCAAACTATATAAATTTCAACTACGAATACGCTTCCTCTCCAAACGGACCATTTACCCCTTTTGTAAACATTGAGTACGAATGGACTGCTTGTGTTCCTACTTTACTACCAAAGCTAACTAGGGCACCTTTATTAAATTTTTATCCCAATCCTAGCAATGGGAAAATCATTCTTGAAGGTGTAGTTTCGTATTATGAAGTGTATTCAGTCGTAGGCCAATTAATTACATCATCGACAGTTTCTGCTGATCAAAAAATTATTGAATTTACAAACCTAAAAAGCGGGGTGTATTTTTTACGGTTGGGTGATGGAAAAAACATGCAAACGAAAAAGTTGCTGATAGAATAA
- a CDS encoding T9SS type A sorting domain-containing protein: protein MKKTIYILLFHVLYVHCLMAQTPIYNWANVTEGSFIDNDGNYIALDKTGSIYKTGFFQGTMDFDPGAGVFNLTSSGNEDIFISKLDSNGNFIWARNFGGPGNDHGISIAVGVMNNIYVTGYFEIYSDFDPGPGTFNLTSNGNFDVFILKINASGDFVWAKNMGGSASDKGISIALDSLENSYATGYFVGIADFDPSLTIFNLTSNLSSSFVLKLDSNGILVWAIPTGESTNATSFAIDSNGNSYTAGLFNSLTIDFDPGPGIFSLQNGEGVFISKFDSYGNFVWARGFSSTFALRIRSIATDVQGNIYSTGYFSGVADFDPGLPIYSLISNTDFFGNIDIFILKLDSGGNFSWARNFETHGLSHSIASSIAVDHLGDIYSTGIVNDTIDFDPGPGVYNLINTGISFCFISKLDSTGSFVWAKKIGGPGSSFGTSIVVAGPGNIYLTGGLTDTVDFNPPTGTNLTSSSSASTAIFTARFGQALVGIGEISSLPNFILYPNPTSGKIEFSLTNKIKLPALLSIYNILGEKILEVEVNSIHSQINLDAKTGIYFLRIESKGVQINQKVAIER from the coding sequence ATGAAAAAAACAATTTATATTCTTTTGTTTCATGTGCTTTACGTTCACTGTTTAATGGCACAAACGCCAATATACAATTGGGCAAATGTCACCGAGGGCTCTTTCATTGATAATGATGGTAATTATATTGCCTTGGACAAAACTGGCAGCATTTACAAAACAGGTTTCTTTCAAGGAACAATGGATTTTGACCCCGGTGCGGGAGTTTTTAATTTAACATCTTCAGGGAATGAAGATATTTTTATTTCAAAGTTAGATTCAAATGGAAATTTCATTTGGGCAAGGAACTTTGGAGGACCAGGAAATGATCATGGTATTTCGATAGCTGTGGGTGTTATGAACAATATTTATGTAACCGGCTACTTTGAAATCTACTCTGACTTTGATCCTGGTCCAGGAACTTTTAATCTAACATCTAATGGTAACTTTGATGTTTTTATTCTAAAAATAAATGCTTCGGGAGATTTTGTTTGGGCAAAAAACATGGGTGGCTCCGCCTCAGACAAAGGTATAAGTATTGCTCTGGATAGTCTTGAAAATAGTTATGCAACCGGCTATTTTGTTGGCATAGCTGATTTTGATCCTAGTTTGACAATTTTCAATTTAACCTCTAACCTTTCGAGTTCGTTTGTTTTAAAATTGGATTCAAATGGAATTTTAGTATGGGCAATACCTACAGGTGAGTCAACGAATGCAACCTCATTTGCCATAGACAGCAATGGGAATTCCTATACTGCTGGCCTATTCAATTCGTTGACCATAGATTTTGATCCCGGTCCAGGAATTTTTAGTCTGCAAAATGGGGAGGGTGTTTTTATTTCCAAGTTCGACTCGTATGGCAATTTTGTTTGGGCAAGAGGTTTTTCAAGTACCTTTGCTTTGCGAATCAGAAGTATAGCAACAGATGTTCAAGGCAATATATATTCAACAGGATACTTTAGTGGGGTTGCAGATTTCGACCCTGGGTTGCCGATTTATAGCTTAATAAGCAACACTGATTTCTTCGGTAATATTGATATTTTTATCTTAAAGCTTGATAGTGGAGGCAATTTTTCGTGGGCAAGAAATTTCGAAACTCATGGACTTTCACATTCAATAGCATCTTCAATTGCTGTCGATCATTTGGGGGATATATACTCAACAGGTATAGTTAATGATACAATTGATTTTGATCCCGGACCAGGAGTTTATAATTTGATAAACACTGGAATTTCCTTCTGCTTTATATCAAAATTAGATTCAACAGGAAGTTTTGTTTGGGCTAAAAAAATTGGAGGTCCTGGCTCGAGCTTTGGAACATCAATCGTTGTTGCAGGTCCTGGTAATATTTACTTAACAGGTGGCTTAACCGATACTGTTGACTTTAATCCGCCAACGGGAACTAACCTAACATCTTCATCAAGCGCAAGCACAGCAATATTTACTGCGAGATTTGGACAAGCTTTGGTCGGTATTGGAGAAATTTCTTCTCTACCTAATTTTATTCTTTACCCTAATCCAACATCAGGAAAAATCGAATTTTCTTTGACGAATAAAATAAAACTCCCTGCTCTTCTATCAATATATAATATTCTTGGGGAGAAAATTTTAGAAGTTGAAGTAAACAGTATCCATTCACAAATTAACTTGGACGCTAAGACGGGTATTTATTTTTTGAGAATAGAAAGCAAGGGAGTGCAAATTAACCAAAAAGTTGCAATAGAACGGTAG
- a CDS encoding alkaline phosphatase family protein: MKKTLPRLFVFMLLSACLMCFTSTASQSRKVLIIGIDGCRSDALQQASTPYLDSLISTSLYTYDSWHCGITISGPSWSSIMTGTWWNKHGVKANSYANSSFNSYPYFTKRAKEIKPNLRCVQISEWEALNNFVYNDGMDAKIQTANGGDSTTAEALRQLADTNLDCLFAYYEAVDREGHSSTFNPGNAQYLTAIEYADAQVGILLNALKMRSNYAGEDWLILVVTDHGGTGFVHGGNSWAERHIWFIASGNSVTPQQISASDPGTYNFLATGIFNSTGVNKNLMKQSPVHTDVAVTALHHLIYDSGIQPETYTAWKLDGKSWLTNTISVNSIADNNSFLVYPNPSHGIFTVKLLNTNSSKQKLFVHDLLGREIMQNNIPSGTSSFTVDLSNFSPGTYFLKLVNGSKTIVKKIELIQ; encoded by the coding sequence ATGAAAAAAACTTTGCCAAGGCTATTTGTATTTATGTTGCTCAGTGCTTGTTTGATGTGCTTTACAAGTACAGCATCACAATCCCGTAAAGTGCTAATTATTGGCATCGACGGCTGCCGCTCCGATGCCTTGCAACAAGCAAGTACCCCGTATCTCGATTCGCTCATCAGCACAAGCTTATACACTTATGATTCCTGGCATTGTGGTATCACCATTTCAGGCCCTTCTTGGTCAAGCATCATGACCGGAACCTGGTGGAATAAACACGGAGTAAAAGCTAATTCGTATGCCAACAGCAGTTTTAATAGCTATCCTTACTTTACTAAACGAGCCAAAGAAATTAAACCCAATTTGCGTTGCGTACAAATTTCGGAATGGGAAGCTTTAAATAATTTCGTTTACAACGATGGCATGGATGCCAAAATTCAAACAGCAAACGGAGGCGATTCAACCACCGCTGAAGCATTGCGCCAATTGGCCGATACTAATCTCGATTGCCTCTTTGCCTATTATGAAGCGGTTGATCGCGAAGGTCACTCCAGCACTTTTAATCCCGGCAATGCACAGTATTTAACGGCTATAGAATACGCAGATGCTCAAGTAGGAATATTGCTCAATGCGCTAAAAATGCGAAGCAATTATGCAGGCGAAGATTGGCTAATTTTAGTGGTAACCGATCATGGAGGAACCGGATTTGTGCATGGAGGAAACTCTTGGGCCGAACGACATATTTGGTTCATTGCATCAGGCAACTCTGTTACTCCACAACAAATTTCAGCCTCCGACCCTGGTACCTATAACTTTTTAGCAACAGGAATCTTTAATTCTACAGGTGTAAATAAAAATTTGATGAAACAATCGCCGGTACATACCGATGTTGCTGTTACAGCATTGCATCATTTAATTTACGATTCGGGCATTCAACCTGAAACATATACAGCCTGGAAACTAGATGGAAAGTCTTGGCTAACCAATACCATTAGCGTTAATTCCATAGCGGACAACAATAGCTTTTTGGTATATCCAAATCCTTCACATGGCATCTTTACCGTGAAGTTATTGAACACCAATTCTTCAAAGCAAAAACTTTTTGTGCATGACTTACTCGGAAGGGAAATTATGCAAAACAATATTCCCTCCGGAACAAGCAGTTTCACAGTAGATTTAAGCAATTTTTCACCAGGAACATACTTTCTAAAACTTGTTAATGGTAGTAAAACCATTGTTAAAAAAATTGAACTTATTCAGTAA